One region of Limnospira fusiformis SAG 85.79 genomic DNA includes:
- a CDS encoding RAMP superfamily CRISPR-associated protein, with product MVFERPKPPNKANSRPNPTPRPNPQQNRPNRGGNAPRRPGNGGGNRGRNGGGNGDNRPPQPSPWLDSENEPEPDDNASFVEYLRWMRSPDHPQKDGTKTQILHKAEDSANYNKRLGLLTERTKLIAGKDNCFQVRCSWRIRVGGHRGPESILLPAFDALGMPYIPSSTLRGVARTQAIREIMKRDKIEWQEAEKKIAPYFGSLEAEKPHRSGKVIFLDAYPLPNQMGLQMDMANNIWKWDNNNELEYNPNPNPFLSLREPTFLIGLKLASHCDDRTILQKVKGWLTAGLQAGIGSQVNSGYGELIRAGSSRSSNEFLRVEFSLEGQLIHGRQKFTQWNWNERRNDWQMRGQADAEVRPIAFKSMLRYWFRAFSLGVLDVDTVQIWEAQLFGGINPKTFGWVRVDIQDGKVTQREPRPNFNGKDDDCGEQVGTLILSYSPEAPTNQNIPIHKLFESLTWMMFHLGGIGQGARRPCYSRHNRDRAPWYRGSTFYIDSDEQLWELPDNIRDFQRKFQQKLEQFYQTLSQLTRNQMNYRQPRNIGQVRREQWTEAVDSNCRIIVCSGKEDFEKPYVLAVLHSQDLKVEDRRGNINYDGNLCGQVSGHVKPSPVWIADLGDYQVVTVFGATENPRREYLNRLRSNTNRNSYWQIWPLQE from the coding sequence ATGGTATTTGAACGTCCTAAACCTCCCAATAAAGCAAATTCAAGACCGAATCCGACCCCAAGACCGAATCCTCAACAAAACCGACCCAATAGAGGCGGAAACGCCCCTCGCAGACCTGGAAATGGTGGCGGAAACCGGGGGAGAAATGGTGGCGGTAATGGGGATAATCGCCCTCCGCAGCCCTCTCCCTGGCTAGACTCAGAGAATGAACCCGAACCTGATGATAATGCTAGTTTTGTTGAATATCTGCGGTGGATGCGATCGCCGGATCATCCTCAAAAAGATGGAACCAAAACTCAAATTTTGCATAAGGCTGAAGACTCAGCTAACTACAATAAACGTCTCGGTCTACTTACAGAAAGAACTAAATTAATAGCAGGAAAAGATAATTGTTTTCAGGTTAGGTGTTCCTGGCGAATTCGGGTTGGTGGACATCGAGGGCCAGAAAGTATTTTGTTACCCGCTTTTGATGCTTTGGGAATGCCCTATATTCCATCTTCAACCCTGCGAGGTGTTGCGAGAACTCAAGCCATTCGAGAAATAATGAAGCGGGATAAGATTGAGTGGCAAGAAGCCGAGAAGAAAATAGCACCTTACTTTGGTTCTTTGGAAGCTGAGAAACCCCATCGCAGTGGAAAAGTTATCTTTCTAGATGCTTATCCATTACCCAATCAAATGGGTTTACAGATGGATATGGCAAACAATATTTGGAAATGGGACAACAATAACGAACTCGAATATAATCCCAATCCCAACCCGTTTTTATCTCTGAGAGAACCCACCTTTTTAATCGGGTTAAAGTTGGCAAGCCACTGTGACGACCGGACGATTTTGCAGAAAGTAAAAGGGTGGTTAACAGCAGGGCTACAAGCGGGAATAGGTTCTCAGGTTAATTCGGGTTATGGGGAATTAATTCGGGCGGGTTCTAGTCGTTCCTCCAATGAATTTTTGCGAGTCGAGTTTTCTTTGGAAGGTCAACTCATTCACGGACGACAAAAATTTACTCAGTGGAATTGGAATGAACGCCGAAACGATTGGCAAATGAGAGGGCAAGCCGATGCAGAAGTGCGCCCAATTGCGTTTAAATCAATGTTGCGTTATTGGTTTCGAGCTTTTTCATTAGGTGTTTTGGATGTTGATACCGTTCAAATATGGGAAGCCCAATTATTCGGAGGGATTAATCCTAAAACATTTGGTTGGGTTAGAGTTGATATTCAAGATGGCAAGGTTACTCAACGGGAACCCCGACCAAACTTTAACGGAAAAGATGATGATTGCGGCGAACAAGTCGGAACGTTAATATTATCTTATTCTCCCGAAGCGCCCACAAACCAAAATATACCAATTCACAAACTCTTTGAATCTCTCACTTGGATGATGTTTCATTTAGGAGGAATTGGTCAGGGTGCCAGACGTCCGTGTTATTCCAGGCACAATCGCGATCGCGCTCCCTGGTATCGAGGTTCAACATTTTATATTGATAGTGATGAACAACTTTGGGAACTTCCTGATAATATTCGGGATTTTCAACGAAAATTTCAGCAAAAGCTAGAGCAATTTTATCAGACTTTATCTCAGCTTACCAGAAATCAAATGAATTACCGTCAACCTCGAAATATTGGTCAAGTACGCCGGGAACAGTGGACGGAAGCAGTTGATAGCAATTGTAGAATTATCGTCTGTTCAGGGAAAGAAGATTTTGAAAAACCTTATGTTTTGGCTGTTTTGCATAGCCAAGATTTAAAAGTAGAAGATAGACGCGGAAATATTAACTATGACGGGAATCTCTGCGGTCAAGTTTCGGGTCATGTTAAGCCCTCTCCCGTTTGGATTGCCGATTTAGGAGATTATCAAGTTGTAACGGTTTTTGGAGCAACAGAAAACCCCCGCCGTGAATATTTAAACCGCCTCCGAAGCAATACAAACAGAAATAGCTATTGGCAAATATGGCCTCTCCAAGAATAG
- the cas2 gene encoding CRISPR-associated endonuclease Cas2 has translation MTFYLICYDIVEDRRRTKVSSLLEAYGIRVQKSVFEAVLTPPQFKKLEQRLKKLINSDCDQLRFYPLSAKCRTQVIILGIQPNFAVDDAAIFNVVIRLPSQSKI, from the coding sequence GTGACTTTTTACCTCATTTGCTACGACATCGTTGAGGATCGCCGCCGGACTAAAGTCTCGTCTCTGTTGGAGGCTTACGGCATCAGGGTTCAAAAATCAGTTTTTGAGGCTGTTCTTACCCCTCCACAATTCAAAAAGTTGGAGCAACGGTTAAAAAAACTCATCAACTCTGACTGCGATCAATTGCGCTTTTATCCTCTTTCGGCCAAGTGTCGGACTCAGGTGATTATTCTGGGTATTCAACCTAACTTTGCTGTTGACGATGCAGCTATCTTTAATGTCGTGATCCGACTCCCGTCACAATCAAAGATTTGA
- the cas1 gene encoding CRISPR-associated endonuclease Cas1, giving the protein MTAIYLTEPQSYLEADLRDFAIVYNDRIQSRHSIDTTQQIIAFEGCTLGRSAIAAIYRYRIRLSFIRDNGHITAQITPQETPFYTVLQQERNSDRNFRIAFIHSLLRGRWYNATKVLQSLGYSGIRECLEQQLEVLPGLNSWLALQTWQVQVFQRYQKALRSVLVSVKDFEPTLELAYALLSRELYVLLLSSGCCAEVGTLHLHCQNHLPLPCDLMEPFRPVVEAWVFKKAPKFSDRGGLSQSHRATFVQNWESLMATQIFHAYAGQVSLRSALAWQVEEYVRAITETLEYRPFLLKS; this is encoded by the coding sequence ATGACTGCGATTTACCTCACCGAACCGCAATCCTATTTGGAAGCGGATCTGCGAGACTTTGCGATCGTTTACAATGATCGGATTCAATCTCGCCACTCCATCGACACCACCCAACAGATCATCGCTTTTGAAGGCTGTACGCTGGGGCGGAGTGCGATCGCGGCGATCTATCGTTACCGCATCCGGCTCAGTTTTATCCGCGATAACGGTCATATCACCGCTCAAATTACCCCCCAGGAAACACCGTTCTATACAGTCCTACAACAAGAGCGCAATAGCGATCGCAACTTCCGCATCGCTTTCATTCATTCACTTTTACGGGGACGGTGGTACAACGCCACTAAAGTTCTACAAAGCTTAGGATACTCTGGCATTCGAGAATGTCTCGAACAGCAACTTGAGGTTCTGCCGGGTTTGAATAGTTGGCTTGCCTTACAAACCTGGCAAGTTCAAGTGTTCCAGCGTTATCAAAAAGCCCTTCGCTCTGTTCTAGTTTCTGTCAAAGATTTTGAGCCAACTTTAGAACTGGCTTATGCTTTGCTGTCCCGTGAACTGTATGTTTTACTGCTATCGTCGGGCTGTTGTGCGGAAGTTGGAACACTGCACCTTCACTGTCAGAACCATTTGCCTTTACCCTGTGACTTGATGGAACCGTTTCGCCCGGTTGTGGAAGCGTGGGTTTTTAAAAAAGCGCCCAAGTTTAGCGATCGCGGAGGGTTGAGTCAGTCCCATCGTGCCACCTTTGTTCAAAACTGGGAATCTTTGATGGCAACCCAGATTTTTCATGCTTATGCAGGTCAAGTGAGTTTGCGGAGTGCGTTAGCGTGGCAAGTCGAGGAATATGTTCGCGCTATTACTGAAACTCTTGAATACCGTCCTTTCTTGTTAAAATCGTGA